In the genome of Leptospira inadai serovar Lyme str. 10, one region contains:
- the cbiB gene encoding adenosylcobinamide-phosphate synthase CbiB: MRLETIIVASILMDLILGDPRRMPHPVRWIGKFARLTERRARSFFRSPFWAGVFTSCAVCSFSFAIPFTVGKILESFSSIAESLFSIFIIYTTIALRDLLNHSKAVYHALKSDDLSVARGKVALLVGRDTQNLSRSEIVRACVESVAESLVDGVTAPLFFAIFGGPAWAVLYRSINTLDSLFGHKNPLYEKFGTFPARVDDFANFLPARLTAPIVSLTSAILFMNPVQSFRILLRDGKKHPSPNSGLAEAAVAGALGVRLGGINYYQGVESKKPFLGDEKESLSSVHILRANRIVFIASIFSCVFFLVIRRLIVNA; the protein is encoded by the coding sequence ATGAGGCTCGAAACGATCATCGTTGCTTCGATTCTAATGGATTTAATTTTAGGCGATCCCCGTAGGATGCCGCACCCGGTCCGTTGGATCGGAAAATTTGCTCGATTAACGGAAAGGCGCGCACGAAGTTTTTTTCGATCTCCGTTTTGGGCAGGAGTTTTTACCTCTTGCGCCGTCTGCTCATTCTCTTTCGCGATTCCTTTTACGGTCGGCAAAATACTCGAAAGTTTTAGCTCTATCGCGGAATCTTTATTTTCAATTTTCATAATATACACGACCATTGCTCTTCGCGACTTACTAAACCATAGTAAAGCCGTCTATCACGCGTTAAAGTCCGACGACCTATCCGTCGCAAGGGGAAAAGTGGCTTTACTAGTAGGAAGAGATACTCAAAATTTATCGAGATCGGAAATCGTTCGAGCGTGCGTAGAAAGCGTTGCAGAAAGTTTGGTCGACGGCGTGACGGCACCTTTATTCTTCGCAATATTCGGCGGCCCCGCTTGGGCGGTTCTATACAGATCGATAAATACGTTGGACTCTTTATTCGGTCATAAGAATCCACTGTACGAAAAATTCGGAACATTTCCGGCGAGAGTCGACGACTTTGCCAATTTTCTACCGGCGCGACTGACAGCCCCGATAGTATCCTTGACTTCGGCAATTTTATTCATGAATCCCGTTCAATCCTTTCGAATTCTATTGCGGGATGGCAAAAAACATCCGAGTCCTAATTCAGGGTTAGCTGAGGCTGCGGTCGCAGGAGCATTGGGAGTCAGATTAGGGGGAATAAATTATTACCAAGGAGTCGAGAGCAAAAAACCCTTTTTAGGAGACGAGAAAGAATCCTTGTCTTCCGTCCATATTTTACGCGCCAATCGAATCGTTTTTATCGCCTCGATATTCTCCTGCGTATTCTTCTTAGTTATACGTCGTTTAATCGTAAATGCTTAA
- a CDS encoding adenosylcobinamide amidohydrolase, translating to MKTPGLEQSITRTDGIWLDIDLQAMHLALSWTVLGGGWTRIRHATWLRVSNNDLPPGVNPAEYYQTRLTETGRDINSLGFLTSASLFDYTERICGNEDLWVRCIATVGLGNAVRVGELPLFHQNYGTVNLLVQTSVSLNLPASIEAISIATEARTLAILEENIPSLSGFQTATGTGTDCIGIVSPESDDCHTYAGKHTDIGYLIGSSVHQAVQAGIRKWKPTKTSLDKK from the coding sequence TTGAAAACTCCAGGACTTGAACAATCTATAACTCGAACCGACGGGATCTGGCTGGATATAGACCTGCAAGCAATGCATTTAGCGCTGAGTTGGACCGTCCTAGGCGGAGGCTGGACTAGGATTAGACACGCGACTTGGCTTCGAGTATCCAACAATGATTTACCTCCGGGAGTGAATCCTGCCGAGTACTATCAAACTCGGCTTACCGAAACCGGACGCGATATAAATAGCCTCGGCTTTTTAACCAGCGCCTCCCTGTTCGATTATACGGAAAGAATTTGCGGAAATGAAGATTTGTGGGTCCGTTGCATCGCGACCGTCGGTTTAGGAAATGCGGTGCGAGTCGGAGAACTGCCCCTCTTCCATCAAAATTACGGTACAGTCAATTTGCTTGTTCAAACTTCCGTCTCCTTAAATCTTCCCGCATCAATCGAGGCGATCTCGATAGCTACGGAAGCGAGAACCCTCGCGATTCTAGAAGAGAATATCCCGAGTCTTTCCGGATTTCAAACGGCAACCGGGACCGGAACCGATTGCATCGGAATCGTATCTCCCGAGTCGGATGATTGTCATACTTACGCGGGAAAACATACGGACATCGGTTACCTAATCGGAAGTTCGGTGCACCAAGCGGTGCAAGCCGGAATTCGGAAATGGAAACCGACAAAAACGAGCCTGGACAAAAAATGA
- a CDS encoding histidine phosphatase family protein, with the protein MKRSLFLIRHPRTIDNNKRCFPGNDDISLSPEGKLEAKRLGVKLSRYLSEKETVFFVSPSISCTDTWQNMGLSEKNSATLLRELEELNFGIWKSRSFGEIHRLFPDDFRRFSEFDPALEFPAGEQISSFLKRISQVKDLVLNELSSGSDIVLISHGGVLSVLICILLGLAPVEYTKFRIFSGSISTLEIYRNGTASLTGLNRCGRYSEDKWPV; encoded by the coding sequence ATGAAACGTTCACTTTTTCTAATACGTCATCCTCGGACTATCGATAACAATAAACGCTGCTTTCCCGGAAACGACGACATATCTCTTTCTCCGGAAGGAAAATTAGAGGCAAAAAGGTTAGGCGTTAAACTTTCACGATACTTAAGCGAAAAAGAAACCGTTTTCTTCGTAAGTCCATCAATAAGCTGTACGGATACGTGGCAAAATATGGGACTTAGCGAAAAAAATTCCGCAACGTTATTAAGAGAATTAGAAGAACTTAATTTTGGAATATGGAAAAGCCGATCTTTCGGAGAGATACATCGTCTATTTCCCGATGATTTCCGCCGTTTCTCGGAGTTCGATCCGGCCCTTGAATTTCCCGCGGGAGAGCAAATCTCCTCTTTTCTGAAAAGAATCTCTCAAGTGAAAGATCTGGTTTTAAACGAATTATCCTCCGGATCCGATATCGTTCTAATATCGCACGGAGGAGTTTTGTCCGTTCTTATATGCATCTTATTAGGACTGGCTCCGGTGGAATATACAAAGTTTCGAATATTCAGCGGTTCTATTTCCACTTTGGAGATTTATAGAAACGGAACCGCTTCCCTAACCGGTTTGAACAGATGCGGAAGATATTCGGAGGACAAATGGCCGGTATAA
- a CDS encoding cobyrinate a,c-diamide synthase gives MNKSPSIPRILIAGTGSGVGKTTTVLALSQAFRRRGLKVSTFKCGPDYLDPTYHTLVAGVTCQNLDGWLMGREAVMQTFQRASAGSDIAIIEGVMGLFDGASPTGDAGSSAEIAKWLEAPVLIVLDARGMARTIAPLALGLKNFDTDLDVSGVIANFVGTENHREILRSALGPFLPLVGGFPKSHEHSFPERHLGLRSAHEAGIDDDKLAYWGDVCGTWFDLDRIWKIASEKRYNPISSESKIDRPKNSYKCRIGLAKDNAFHFYYEDNLRKLEMAGGELIPFSPISDSKLPKIDGLYIGGGYPELFADALSSNKSLLKEIYEFGMNGLPIYAECGGLMYLSEEIETLNGTSFSMVGLIPAKVKMHEKLQALGYTEVSIEETSFLGPVGTRFRGHQFRYSNLEIKQHKNVKLLYRIRKRKGETTSSEGYSDRNVLGSYVHAHWASNPSIPENFVAACARISS, from the coding sequence TTGAACAAATCACCGAGCATTCCTAGAATCCTAATTGCAGGTACCGGTAGCGGTGTAGGTAAAACCACTACCGTGCTTGCACTTTCTCAAGCATTCAGAAGACGAGGTCTCAAAGTTTCAACGTTCAAATGCGGTCCCGATTATCTGGATCCGACATATCATACGTTAGTCGCAGGAGTAACTTGTCAAAACTTAGACGGATGGTTGATGGGAAGAGAGGCCGTAATGCAAACTTTCCAAAGGGCGAGCGCAGGAAGCGATATAGCGATAATCGAAGGCGTTATGGGACTCTTTGACGGAGCTTCGCCCACGGGAGACGCAGGCTCGAGCGCCGAAATAGCCAAATGGTTAGAGGCACCCGTACTGATCGTATTGGACGCAAGAGGAATGGCTCGAACGATCGCTCCGCTGGCTCTAGGATTAAAGAATTTTGATACGGATCTGGACGTAAGCGGGGTTATCGCCAATTTTGTCGGCACCGAAAACCATCGCGAAATTTTAAGATCGGCATTAGGCCCATTCCTCCCGTTAGTCGGAGGGTTCCCGAAATCTCACGAGCATTCGTTTCCGGAAAGACACTTGGGACTCAGGAGCGCTCACGAAGCGGGTATTGACGATGATAAGCTGGCTTATTGGGGAGACGTATGCGGAACTTGGTTCGATCTGGATCGAATCTGGAAAATCGCGTCGGAAAAGCGATACAACCCTATCTCTTCCGAATCAAAAATCGATCGACCCAAGAATTCATATAAATGCAGGATCGGACTCGCAAAGGATAACGCATTTCATTTCTATTATGAAGATAACTTACGAAAATTGGAAATGGCCGGAGGCGAATTAATTCCATTTTCACCTATTTCCGATTCTAAATTGCCGAAAATAGACGGTCTCTATATTGGGGGAGGTTATCCGGAACTATTCGCCGATGCCTTATCGTCCAACAAATCTCTTCTAAAAGAAATTTATGAATTCGGAATGAATGGCCTCCCGATATATGCGGAATGCGGAGGACTCATGTATTTATCGGAAGAAATAGAGACCTTAAACGGAACTTCATTTTCGATGGTAGGATTAATTCCGGCCAAAGTAAAGATGCATGAAAAATTGCAGGCATTAGGTTACACGGAAGTGAGTATCGAAGAAACATCCTTCCTAGGACCCGTCGGCACTAGATTCCGAGGGCATCAATTCCGGTATTCGAACTTAGAGATCAAACAACATAAAAACGTAAAATTACTTTATAGAATTCGAAAAAGAAAGGGCGAAACGACTTCTTCGGAAGGGTATTCGGATCGAAACGTATTAGGATCTTATGTACATGCCCACTGGGCATCCAATCCTAGTATTCCCGAAAATTTCGTGGCTGCCTGCGCGAGAATATCTTCTTGA
- the cobM gene encoding precorrin-4 C(11)-methyltransferase has protein sequence MKVFIIGAGPGDPELITVKGAKRIETSPIVLYTGSLVPERVIAMANPDAKIIDSSGMTLDEIIHVLKEAFDKDQDVARVHTGDPAIFGSTAEQMRRMDELGIPYEIIPGVSSFTAAAAALGKELTLPEVSQTVIITRAEGRTPMPPKEKLEVLAQSGATLVFFLSALLLRKIAEQLIPYYGEDCPVAIVQKASWPEQKIVLGTLSDISEKAKAEKINATAIIFVGRVLNCHDFADSRLYSPDFSHKFRKKTNLQKSVSIDSPLPG, from the coding sequence ATGAAAGTATTCATCATCGGCGCAGGACCGGGAGATCCGGAACTAATAACTGTCAAAGGAGCTAAGCGAATCGAAACGAGTCCGATCGTACTCTACACGGGCTCCTTGGTTCCGGAGAGAGTAATCGCCATGGCGAACCCGGATGCAAAGATAATCGATTCTTCAGGCATGACGTTGGACGAGATCATTCACGTTTTGAAGGAAGCGTTTGACAAAGATCAGGATGTTGCCCGAGTTCACACCGGGGATCCGGCCATTTTCGGATCGACGGCCGAACAGATGCGAAGAATGGATGAATTAGGAATTCCTTATGAAATCATTCCCGGTGTCTCTTCATTCACGGCGGCCGCAGCAGCCTTAGGTAAGGAACTTACTCTCCCCGAAGTATCTCAAACGGTCATTATCACTCGGGCTGAAGGGCGCACACCTATGCCTCCGAAAGAAAAATTGGAAGTTTTAGCGCAGTCGGGCGCAACGCTCGTCTTTTTCTTAAGCGCGCTTCTTCTAAGAAAAATCGCGGAGCAGCTGATACCTTACTACGGAGAGGATTGCCCGGTTGCCATAGTTCAAAAAGCCTCCTGGCCGGAACAAAAAATCGTCCTGGGAACATTGTCTGATATTTCAGAAAAGGCTAAAGCGGAAAAGATCAATGCTACGGCAATCATATTTGTCGGACGAGTTTTGAACTGCCACGACTTCGCGGATTCCCGATTATATTCTCCCGATTTTTCCCATAAATTTAGGAAGAAAACGAACCTGCAAAAATCGGTTTCGATCGATTCGCCTCTACCCGGTTAA
- the cobO gene encoding cob(I)yrinic acid a,c-diamide adenosyltransferase: MELTSKERRGLMIVNTGEGKGKTTAALGMIFRALGRGMRCGIVQFIKGKWETGERKFAKTIPGLDFHVMGLGFTWDSEDLDKDKKAALAAWELSKKMILGGEHALVVLDEITYAFHFGWIDVKEASDVLKTRPLHVHVVLTGRNCPELLLEQADLVSKIEAVKHPFQIGIKAQAGIDF; this comes from the coding sequence ATGGAACTTACATCTAAAGAACGTCGCGGATTAATGATCGTTAATACCGGGGAAGGAAAAGGCAAAACCACTGCCGCTTTAGGAATGATATTCCGCGCTTTAGGACGCGGCATGCGATGCGGAATCGTGCAATTCATCAAAGGAAAATGGGAAACAGGAGAAAGAAAATTCGCCAAAACGATTCCTGGATTAGATTTTCATGTTATGGGTCTCGGATTCACCTGGGACAGCGAAGACTTAGATAAGGATAAAAAAGCCGCACTCGCAGCTTGGGAATTATCCAAAAAGATGATTTTAGGCGGAGAGCATGCACTGGTTGTTTTGGACGAAATCACCTATGCATTTCATTTCGGCTGGATCGACGTCAAAGAAGCCTCCGACGTTCTTAAAACTCGACCTCTTCATGTTCATGTCGTTTTAACCGGAAGAAATTGTCCGGAACTCCTACTGGAACAGGCGGACCTTGTAAGTAAGATCGAAGCAGTAAAGCATCCGTTTCAGATAGGAATAAAAGCCCAGGCTGGAATCGATTTCTAA
- a CDS encoding histidine phosphatase family protein, translated as MNRKDSFSLYVFRHAETDWNVEGRLQGQLNTPISAKGRDQIKSIFDKLINFEIDILYSSDLLRARQTAAPLASELIIPLFFDSRLREVNLGEAQGMLISEIDAKFGDGTWSNWKSLEPKWETVNFPNGERKKDVDLRIHSFLRNLSHTQDRNRIAICTHGYWIYRMFHLLESRSVENILNGEVYEILIDEENLLKKRP; from the coding sequence TTGAACCGAAAGGATTCGTTTTCTCTTTACGTATTTCGGCATGCAGAAACGGATTGGAATGTCGAAGGAAGACTTCAAGGTCAACTAAATACGCCGATATCCGCTAAGGGCCGGGATCAAATTAAATCCATTTTTGATAAATTAATAAATTTTGAAATAGATATTTTATACAGCAGCGATCTACTACGTGCTCGACAAACCGCCGCCCCTCTGGCTTCCGAATTGATAATCCCTCTATTTTTCGATTCCCGCCTGCGAGAGGTCAACCTTGGCGAAGCGCAAGGCATGCTGATTTCCGAAATAGACGCTAAGTTCGGCGATGGCACTTGGTCGAATTGGAAAAGTCTGGAGCCAAAATGGGAAACGGTGAATTTTCCTAACGGTGAAAGAAAGAAAGATGTCGATTTGCGCATTCATTCGTTTTTACGGAATTTGTCCCACACACAAGATCGGAACCGGATTGCGATATGCACGCACGGATACTGGATTTACAGAATGTTCCATCTTCTTGAATCAAGGTCGGTCGAGAATATTCTAAATGGCGAAGTTTACGAAATCCTGATCGACGAAGAAAATCTTCTAAAAAAAAGGCCATAA
- a CDS encoding cobyric acid synthase: MNESKVQAHGGNIDALSKELDCGREEILDFSANLNPLGFPEWLRPLVNSQISNLAYYPDIRYEAVKKSLETRWGIPASELVLGNGASELLYFLPRIIRYDLAILPVPSYGDYERVLQKNSIPYEYFELRKEINFDLEYDRLERILKRDSDKKKLIILGHPNNPTGRVLNHIEIENLAKRYKNTFWIMDESFLDFCPNPASLRKNRPDNMAIVWSLTKILSIPGLRAGVCIADSDICEKLSDLLPPWSVNRLAAAVIEKATEDPEFFELSRKSIQLWKKPFFEQLNSIPQLTAFPSETNFILVELSSTEITVSGLKKELLEKYKLSIRDCENIPGLGTGFFRIAVRNAEDNRSLISALREIFKIPSGSITLSRKKPALMMQGTASNVGKSLLTAAFCRIFRQDGIRVAPFKSQNMALNSFVTADGFEIGRAQALQAQAAGIPADVRMNPILLKPSSEKDSQVILNGKPIEAMDFRDYTKFKPKAFEQVMKSYDSLSEEYEVIVLEGAGSVSEVNLKANDIVNMRMAQYAEAKVLLVGNIDHGGIFGALVGSLETMAEWERKLVSGFLINRFRGIPELLNPGIQYLKTYTNKSVLGVIPHFEGLGLPEEDSLEFKSGKLSDESPLRNRIDIAMIDTPRISNHTDVDALRLEEDVRLRIVRSAAELGNPDVLILPGSKNVASDMHYLRTSGFSEKILKMARDDAAEIVGICGGYQILGAKIYDPHKIESATGTTLCLSLLPIETTLEKEKILKQVAARHLPSDKVVYGYEIHHGHTELKDSIPTVVVSKDGVPLGHSNQNGRIWGTYIHGIFDADEFRRSFLDKIRVRKGMNALGGVTAKYELESSLERLAIGVRNSVNMNEIYGLIGLK; this comes from the coding sequence ATGAACGAATCTAAGGTGCAAGCTCACGGAGGTAACATCGATGCTCTCTCTAAGGAACTCGATTGTGGTCGCGAAGAAATCCTAGATTTTTCGGCTAACTTAAATCCGCTTGGATTTCCGGAATGGCTTCGCCCCTTAGTTAATTCGCAGATCAGCAATCTCGCATATTATCCGGATATTCGATACGAGGCCGTCAAAAAATCCCTCGAAACGCGATGGGGAATTCCCGCCAGCGAACTCGTTCTCGGAAACGGAGCCTCAGAGCTTCTATACTTCTTACCTCGAATCATCCGATATGATCTGGCAATTCTTCCGGTCCCTAGTTACGGAGATTACGAACGAGTCCTGCAAAAAAACTCGATTCCATACGAATATTTTGAATTACGAAAAGAGATAAACTTCGATTTGGAATATGATCGACTGGAAAGGATTCTCAAACGGGATTCCGATAAAAAGAAACTAATCATATTAGGACATCCGAATAATCCTACCGGTAGAGTCCTGAATCACATAGAGATTGAAAATTTAGCAAAACGTTATAAAAATACGTTCTGGATAATGGACGAATCTTTTTTGGACTTCTGCCCCAACCCCGCTTCATTAAGAAAGAACCGGCCCGACAATATGGCGATCGTCTGGTCTTTAACAAAAATATTATCTATTCCGGGTTTGAGAGCCGGAGTCTGCATTGCGGATTCCGACATTTGCGAAAAATTATCCGATTTACTTCCCCCTTGGTCGGTCAATCGATTAGCCGCGGCGGTTATAGAAAAAGCGACCGAGGATCCGGAATTTTTCGAATTATCTAGAAAATCGATCCAACTATGGAAAAAACCGTTTTTCGAACAATTAAACTCGATTCCGCAACTAACCGCGTTTCCGAGCGAAACGAATTTCATTCTCGTCGAATTATCCTCGACCGAAATTACCGTTTCAGGTTTAAAAAAAGAATTATTAGAAAAGTATAAATTATCAATTCGAGATTGTGAAAATATTCCGGGATTAGGAACCGGATTTTTTAGAATTGCCGTTCGGAATGCGGAAGATAATCGGTCCTTGATCAGCGCGCTTCGGGAGATTTTCAAAATCCCTTCCGGTTCCATAACGCTTTCCCGGAAAAAACCGGCCTTGATGATGCAAGGGACCGCATCGAATGTCGGGAAAAGTTTATTAACGGCCGCATTTTGTAGAATCTTTCGACAGGATGGAATTCGCGTTGCGCCTTTTAAATCCCAAAACATGGCATTGAATTCGTTCGTAACCGCCGATGGATTCGAGATAGGAAGAGCGCAGGCTTTGCAAGCCCAGGCGGCAGGAATTCCCGCGGACGTAAGAATGAACCCCATACTGCTAAAGCCCTCGAGCGAAAAGGATTCTCAGGTTATTCTGAACGGCAAACCGATAGAGGCAATGGATTTTCGCGACTATACGAAATTTAAACCGAAAGCCTTCGAGCAGGTGATGAAATCTTATGATTCTCTATCCGAAGAATATGAGGTAATCGTGTTGGAAGGTGCGGGAAGCGTTTCCGAAGTGAACCTAAAAGCGAACGATATCGTAAACATGAGGATGGCTCAATACGCGGAAGCAAAGGTTCTATTGGTCGGAAACATAGATCACGGAGGAATCTTCGGAGCTTTGGTGGGTTCATTGGAAACGATGGCCGAGTGGGAAAGAAAATTAGTTTCAGGATTTCTAATAAACAGATTTCGAGGCATTCCGGAACTATTGAATCCCGGAATTCAGTACCTTAAAACGTACACTAATAAATCCGTCCTTGGAGTAATACCTCATTTCGAAGGATTAGGTCTGCCGGAAGAAGATTCCTTAGAATTTAAGTCGGGAAAATTAAGCGATGAATCACCGTTAAGAAATAGGATCGATATCGCCATGATCGATACTCCAAGGATTTCCAATCACACGGATGTAGATGCTTTACGGTTGGAGGAAGATGTTCGATTGAGAATCGTAAGATCCGCCGCTGAACTAGGCAACCCGGATGTGCTAATCTTGCCCGGAAGTAAAAACGTTGCCTCCGACATGCATTATTTAAGAACTTCAGGGTTCTCGGAAAAAATCCTAAAAATGGCCCGGGACGATGCCGCGGAAATCGTCGGAATTTGCGGAGGATACCAGATACTAGGAGCAAAGATATATGATCCGCATAAAATCGAATCCGCTACGGGAACGACTCTATGCTTGAGTTTATTGCCTATCGAAACTACATTAGAGAAAGAGAAAATACTCAAGCAAGTCGCAGCCAGGCACCTACCTTCAGACAAAGTCGTTTACGGATATGAAATTCATCATGGACACACCGAGTTAAAAGATTCGATTCCTACCGTTGTAGTTTCTAAAGACGGCGTTCCTTTGGGACATTCCAATCAAAATGGAAGGATTTGGGGTACTTACATTCATGGAATCTTCGATGCCGACGAATTTCGTCGTTCCTTTTTGGATAAAATCAGAGTTCGAAAAGGAATGAATGCTTTGGGCGGTGTAACCGCAAAATACGAATTAGAATCAAGCCTGGAGAGACTGGCAATCGGAGTCCGAAATTCAGTAAATATGAATGAAATTTACGGACTTATAGGATTAAAATGA
- the cobU gene encoding bifunctional adenosylcobinamide kinase/adenosylcobinamide-phosphate guanylyltransferase, which produces MAGISLVTGGCRSGKSRFALEKGNAFDGRKIFVATCPKIDDEMDQRIRKHQEERKGGNWETIEEPLELHNVFRNLSSNEEKILVVDCLSLWINNQLYKFQNEGKLLDESLVRKFVTNFLDAARSCSPGKVIFVTNEIGLGVVPESSLIRIYRDLLGLCNQIVAKEADEVYLLISGIPIRLKTEEGIKNERI; this is translated from the coding sequence ATGGCCGGTATAAGCCTCGTTACGGGCGGTTGCAGGAGCGGAAAAAGCCGATTCGCATTGGAAAAAGGAAATGCATTCGACGGACGGAAAATTTTCGTCGCAACCTGTCCGAAAATCGACGATGAGATGGATCAACGAATCCGAAAACATCAGGAAGAACGAAAAGGTGGCAACTGGGAAACGATCGAGGAACCGTTGGAATTGCATAATGTATTCCGCAATTTATCGTCGAATGAAGAAAAAATCCTGGTTGTGGATTGCCTAAGTCTTTGGATCAATAATCAATTATATAAATTCCAGAACGAAGGCAAGTTACTCGACGAGTCCTTGGTACGGAAGTTCGTCACAAATTTTCTAGACGCGGCTCGTTCCTGCTCTCCCGGCAAAGTGATTTTCGTAACGAATGAAATCGGATTGGGCGTGGTTCCGGAATCCTCACTTATCAGAATTTATAGGGATTTATTGGGACTGTGTAACCAGATTGTCGCCAAGGAAGCGGACGAGGTGTACTTATTGATAAGTGGTATCCCGATTCGATTGAAAACGGAGGAAGGCATAAAAAATGAACGAATCTAA
- the cobJ gene encoding precorrin-3B C(17)-methyltransferase, whose product MKRGKLNLVGIGPGKDEHITPAALEAIHEAEYVIGYSTYIGLVRHLLTGKQVTRTGMTEEIGRAQAAVESAANGKIVALISSGDAGVYGMAGLVFEVLRKIGWKREDPPEVRIFPGISADNSCASLVGAPLVHDSCRISLSDLLTPWPIIEKRIDSAAKGDFVISLYNPASGRRQRQILEATRIIGQYRPGNTPVALIKSAYRKQQSVVLSDLDHFLDFEIGMNTTVIIGSSNSFVYEGFFITPRGYSNKYSLENGEVQNGQRKGFSLKTEGDLSEKSNALDGKKTLNITKIPNAFVRASTSVLEPEESMIEEKSVEHSEQDSSVASALNALKFVQSAKSSPAKTLIPNEEIKDFGRIGRLAGALLYELKGEYYLIGKLKRPCRFEDFGFSHTEEHMRWTKLTVTDSKLAQTNSFQFIVPSKTTPDDLYDRFAVHRNSSISERITALLQDSSDKVIWNRSEYWDLSWLSSLPKPIWTIVRDEVLKCS is encoded by the coding sequence ATGAAACGGGGAAAGCTGAATTTAGTCGGAATCGGTCCCGGAAAGGATGAGCATATCACGCCCGCCGCACTCGAAGCGATTCATGAAGCGGAATATGTCATCGGCTACTCGACCTATATCGGTTTGGTTCGTCATCTTTTAACGGGCAAACAAGTTACAAGAACCGGAATGACCGAAGAGATAGGACGAGCTCAAGCCGCCGTCGAGTCCGCAGCGAACGGTAAGATAGTCGCTCTCATTTCGTCCGGTGATGCGGGTGTGTATGGAATGGCAGGCTTAGTGTTCGAAGTTTTACGAAAAATCGGATGGAAGCGGGAGGATCCTCCCGAAGTGCGAATCTTTCCAGGAATCAGTGCGGATAACTCGTGCGCGTCTCTTGTGGGAGCTCCTTTGGTACATGATTCCTGCCGAATTTCTCTTTCGGATCTCCTCACTCCTTGGCCAATCATCGAAAAGCGAATCGACTCCGCAGCGAAAGGAGACTTCGTTATTTCTCTATACAATCCGGCTTCGGGACGCAGGCAAAGACAGATCCTGGAAGCAACCCGCATTATAGGTCAATACAGGCCGGGTAACACTCCTGTTGCGCTTATCAAGAGTGCTTATCGGAAACAGCAAAGCGTCGTGTTATCCGATTTGGATCATTTTTTAGATTTCGAAATCGGCATGAATACTACGGTAATCATCGGATCGTCCAATAGCTTTGTCTACGAGGGATTTTTCATTACTCCCAGGGGCTACTCGAATAAATATTCTTTAGAGAACGGCGAAGTTCAAAACGGTCAGAGGAAAGGATTTTCCCTGAAGACGGAAGGAGATTTATCGGAAAAATCAAACGCACTGGACGGCAAAAAAACTTTAAATATTACTAAAATACCAAATGCGTTCGTTCGGGCAAGTACTTCCGTATTGGAGCCGGAAGAATCGATGATCGAAGAAAAGAGTGTCGAGCATTCCGAACAAGATTCCTCGGTCGCGTCCGCGCTAAATGCTTTAAAATTCGTTCAATCGGCTAAATCGTCACCGGCAAAAACTCTAATACCGAACGAGGAAATCAAGGATTTCGGCAGGATAGGAAGACTAGCCGGTGCTCTTTTATACGAATTGAAAGGAGAATATTACTTAATAGGAAAGCTAAAGCGACCTTGCCGATTCGAGGATTTCGGCTTTTCCCATACGGAGGAGCATATGCGTTGGACCAAGCTTACCGTAACGGATTCGAAGCTGGCGCAAACAAACTCTTTCCAATTCATAGTCCCCTCCAAAACGACTCCGGATGACCTTTACGATAGATTCGCGGTACATCGTAATTCGTCCATTAGTGAAAGAATTACCGCACTGCTACAGGATTCCAGCGATAAAGTCATTTGGAATCGGTCGGAATATTGGGATCTGAGTTGGCTATCGTCGCTACCGAAACCCATCTGGACAATCGTTAGAGACGAAGTATTAAAATGTTCATGA